A genome region from Pseudomonas anguilliseptica includes the following:
- a CDS encoding IS30 family transposase, protein MSYSELSVEERATIQIGHAQGFSLRKIAHLINRSPSTISRELRRNREVCGRYSARAAQQQMRARRQVCRPKRKLLPGSERFELVTHMLRERLSPEQIAGKLRSMNIPSLRDAYVCRETIYTAIYALPVGELRKELIICLRQSKTTRRPRSGGVDRRGQLPELVSIHVRPPEIEDRLMPGHWEGDLIKGKANASSVGTLVERTSGYLMLIKMNDATATSAMEGFSAALNRMPLAMRKSMTYDQGREMARHAEITQRTGIAIYFCDPHSPWQRGSNENINGLIRQYLPKGTDLSGHSQEQLDAIALQLNMRPRKRFDFKCPIEVMSEVMQEAMAMRHDAPASIQ, encoded by the coding sequence ATGTCTTATTCCGAACTCAGCGTTGAAGAGCGCGCCACTATTCAAATCGGTCATGCCCAAGGCTTTAGCCTGCGCAAGATTGCCCACCTGATCAACCGATCCCCCTCGACTATCAGTCGCGAGTTGCGCCGTAATCGAGAGGTCTGCGGTCGTTACTCGGCCCGTGCGGCGCAGCAGCAGATGAGAGCCCGGCGCCAAGTCTGCCGGCCCAAGCGAAAGCTGCTGCCCGGTAGTGAACGCTTCGAGTTGGTGACCCATATGCTGCGTGAGCGTTTGTCTCCCGAGCAGATTGCCGGCAAGCTGCGCAGCATGAACATACCCAGCCTCAGAGATGCCTACGTCTGTCGCGAGACGATCTATACCGCGATCTATGCCTTGCCGGTCGGCGAGCTGCGTAAGGAGCTGATTATCTGCCTGCGCCAAAGCAAGACGACGCGCAGGCCGCGCTCTGGCGGCGTGGATCGACGTGGCCAGCTCCCAGAGCTGGTCAGTATTCACGTGCGCCCGCCGGAGATTGAAGACCGCCTGATGCCGGGCCACTGGGAGGGCGACCTTATCAAGGGCAAGGCCAACGCCTCGTCGGTCGGCACCTTGGTAGAACGCACCAGTGGCTACCTGATGCTGATCAAGATGAACGATGCGACGGCGACCTCGGCGATGGAAGGTTTCAGCGCCGCACTCAATCGTATGCCGCTGGCGATGCGTAAGAGCATGACCTACGACCAGGGCCGGGAGATGGCGCGGCACGCCGAGATCACCCAGAGAACCGGCATAGCGATCTACTTCTGCGACCCACACAGCCCCTGGCAGCGCGGCAGCAACGAAAACATCAACGGCCTCATTCGCCAGTACCTGCCCAAGGGCACAGACTTGTCGGGACACAGCCAAGAACAGTTGGATGCCATTGCACTGCAACTGAATATGCGGCCGCGTAAGCGCTTCGACTTCAAGTGCCCGATCGAAGTCATGAGCGAAGTAATGCAAGAAGCCATGGCTATGCGGCATGATGCGCCAGCGTCAATTCAATAA
- the tnpC gene encoding IS66 family transposase, whose translation MISVPETLPDDPAALKQLLAEVLSSAQELAKDKDGQIERLREQNALLIQRLFGRKSEQSSDPDSPQLEMFNEAESLAEAAAEAPAAEVEEEVVAPTKRRGKRKPLPAELPRVEVIHELPEHELTCECGCRKQAIGEETSEQLEIIPMQVQVIRHIRKTYACKACESAPVTADKPAQLIEKRLASPSVLAMLLTSKYADGIPLYRFEKMLSRHGIDIPRQTLARWVIQCGELLQPLLNLMRDRLLDSPVIHCDETRVQVLKEPGRDPSSHSWMWVQTGGPPGKPVILFDYTTSRAQEVPLRLLDGYRGYLMTDDYAGYNAVAAQQGVERLACWAHARRKFVEAQKVQPKGKTGRADIALGMINKLYGIERELKDASDEQRYRGRQQHSLPLLDQLKTWLEKTQPQVTAQNALGKAVNYLASNWSRLERYIEAGHLPIDNNAAERAIRPFVIGRKNWLFSDTPKGATASAQLYSLVETAKTNGQEPYAWLRHVLERLPLANSVEAYEALLPWNCQPTTPL comes from the coding sequence ATGATTTCTGTGCCCGAAACCCTTCCTGATGACCCCGCCGCGCTCAAGCAATTGCTCGCTGAGGTGTTGTCGTCGGCGCAGGAATTGGCCAAGGACAAGGATGGGCAGATCGAGCGCCTGCGCGAACAAAACGCGCTGTTGATCCAGCGCCTGTTCGGCCGTAAATCCGAGCAGAGCAGCGACCCGGATTCACCGCAGCTAGAGATGTTCAACGAAGCGGAAAGCCTGGCCGAAGCGGCGGCTGAAGCTCCGGCCGCTGAGGTCGAGGAAGAAGTCGTTGCGCCGACCAAGCGCCGCGGCAAGCGCAAGCCGTTACCGGCCGAACTACCGCGTGTCGAGGTCATCCACGAACTGCCCGAACACGAACTGACCTGCGAATGCGGTTGCCGCAAGCAGGCCATCGGCGAAGAAACCAGCGAGCAGCTGGAAATCATCCCGATGCAGGTTCAGGTGATCCGCCACATTCGCAAGACCTATGCCTGCAAGGCCTGCGAAAGCGCGCCGGTCACCGCTGACAAACCGGCCCAACTGATCGAGAAAAGGCTGGCCAGCCCGAGCGTGCTGGCGATGCTGCTGACCAGCAAATACGCCGACGGCATCCCACTGTATCGCTTCGAAAAGATGCTCAGTCGCCATGGCATCGACATCCCCCGGCAGACCCTGGCGCGCTGGGTGATCCAGTGCGGCGAACTGCTACAACCGTTGCTCAACCTGATGCGCGACAGGCTGCTGGACAGTCCGGTGATCCACTGCGATGAAACCCGCGTGCAGGTGCTCAAGGAGCCTGGGCGCGATCCGAGCAGCCACTCCTGGATGTGGGTGCAGACCGGTGGCCCGCCTGGCAAACCGGTGATCCTCTTCGACTACACAACCAGCCGCGCGCAGGAGGTGCCGCTGCGCCTGCTCGACGGTTATCGCGGCTACCTGATGACCGACGATTACGCCGGCTACAACGCCGTGGCCGCACAACAAGGTGTTGAGCGCCTGGCCTGCTGGGCGCATGCGCGGCGCAAGTTCGTCGAAGCGCAAAAGGTGCAACCGAAGGGCAAAACCGGGCGTGCCGACATCGCGTTGGGGATGATCAACAAGCTCTACGGCATCGAGCGCGAACTTAAGGATGCCAGCGATGAACAGCGCTACCGGGGCCGCCAGCAGCACAGCCTACCGCTCCTCGATCAGCTCAAGACCTGGCTGGAGAAAACCCAGCCGCAGGTCACGGCGCAGAATGCCCTGGGCAAAGCAGTGAACTACCTGGCGAGCAACTGGAGCCGACTCGAACGCTACATCGAGGCTGGCCACCTGCCGATCGATAACAACGCTGCCGAGCGCGCGATCCGGCCCTTCGTCATAGGTCGCAAGAACTGGCTGTTCAGCGACACGCCGAAAGGCGCGACCGCCAGCGCCCAACTCTACAGCCTGGTGGAAACCGCCAAGACCAATGGCCAGGAGCCCTACGCCTGGCTGCGCCATGTCCTCGAACGCCTGCCGCTGGCCAACAGCGTTGAAGCCTACGAAGCGCTGCTGCCTTGGAACTGCCAACCAACGACGCCACTGTAA
- a CDS encoding sodium:solute symporter family protein: MSQFVINMLFVGASFALYFGIAVWARAGSTKEFYVAGGGVHPVTNGMATAADWMSAASFISMAGLIAAGGYANSTFLMGWTGGYVLLAMLLAPYLRKFGKFTVPDFIGDRFYSNGARLAAVVCLIIICVTYVIGQMAGAGVAFSRFLEVSNSTGIWIAAGVVFCYAVFGGMKGITYTQVAQYVVLIIAYTIPAVFISLQLTGNPIPMFGMFSEHTESGVPLLQKLNEVVAGLGFTDYTADVSNKLNMVLFTMSLMIGTAGLPHVIIRFFTVPKVADARWSAGWTLVFIALLYLTAPAVASMARLNLLTTVYPQGAEAPALAYEERPEWVKTWETTGLIKWEDKNADGRIQLYNDAAPAFTPTAETRGWKGNELTVNNDILVLANPEIANLPGWVIGLIAAGAIAAALSTAAGLLLAISSTVSHDLIKNMINPKISEKGEMRAARISMAIAILLATYLGLNPPGFAAQVVALAFGIAAATLFPALMMGIFSKRVNDKGAIAGMLVGLVFTVVYIFLYLGWFFIPGTATFANTPDNWMFGISPLSIGTVGALINFAVAYAVSLVSVAPPKEIQELVESVRTPKGAGGALSH; the protein is encoded by the coding sequence ATGAGCCAGTTTGTAATCAATATGCTGTTTGTGGGTGCTTCCTTCGCGCTCTACTTCGGCATCGCTGTCTGGGCACGTGCCGGTTCGACCAAGGAATTCTACGTCGCCGGCGGTGGTGTTCACCCCGTCACCAATGGCATGGCAACTGCGGCCGACTGGATGTCCGCGGCATCTTTTATTTCCATGGCCGGTCTGATCGCCGCTGGCGGTTATGCCAACTCAACCTTCCTGATGGGCTGGACCGGTGGTTATGTGCTGTTGGCCATGCTGCTGGCGCCGTACCTGCGCAAATTCGGCAAATTCACCGTGCCGGACTTTATCGGTGATCGCTTCTACAGCAACGGCGCACGCCTGGCTGCAGTAGTCTGCCTGATCATCATCTGCGTGACCTACGTAATCGGTCAGATGGCGGGTGCTGGTGTGGCGTTCTCGCGCTTCCTCGAAGTGAGCAACTCCACCGGTATCTGGATCGCGGCCGGCGTGGTGTTCTGCTACGCGGTGTTCGGCGGAATGAAGGGCATTACCTACACCCAGGTTGCCCAGTACGTGGTGTTGATCATCGCCTACACCATTCCGGCGGTATTTATCTCCCTGCAACTGACAGGCAATCCGATTCCGATGTTCGGCATGTTCAGCGAGCACACTGAGTCAGGCGTGCCGCTGCTGCAGAAGCTCAATGAAGTCGTCGCGGGTCTGGGCTTTACCGACTACACCGCCGATGTCAGCAACAAGCTGAACATGGTGCTCTTTACCATGTCGCTGATGATTGGTACGGCCGGTCTGCCGCACGTGATCATTCGCTTCTTCACTGTGCCGAAAGTTGCCGATGCACGTTGGTCGGCTGGCTGGACCCTGGTGTTTATCGCCTTGCTGTACCTCACTGCTCCAGCCGTGGCGTCCATGGCGCGTCTGAACCTGCTGACCACTGTCTATCCGCAGGGTGCCGAAGCGCCAGCGCTGGCCTATGAAGAGCGTCCGGAGTGGGTCAAGACCTGGGAAACCACCGGCCTGATCAAGTGGGAAGACAAGAATGCTGACGGTCGCATCCAGCTGTACAACGATGCTGCGCCTGCCTTCACCCCAACCGCCGAAACTCGCGGCTGGAAGGGCAACGAGCTGACTGTGAACAACGACATTCTAGTACTGGCTAACCCGGAAATTGCCAACCTGCCGGGTTGGGTGATTGGCCTGATTGCCGCGGGTGCCATTGCCGCCGCGTTGTCGACGGCTGCCGGTTTGCTGCTGGCGATTTCCTCGACGGTGAGTCATGACCTGATCAAGAACATGATCAATCCGAAGATCAGCGAGAAGGGGGAAATGCGCGCTGCACGCATCTCCATGGCCATCGCGATTCTGCTGGCGACCTATCTGGGGCTCAATCCGCCAGGTTTTGCCGCGCAGGTGGTGGCACTGGCCTTCGGCATTGCCGCGGCTACGCTGTTCCCGGCGTTGATGATGGGGATCTTCTCCAAGCGGGTAAACGACAAGGGCGCAATTGCCGGCATGCTGGTAGGCCTGGTATTCACTGTCGTTTATATCTTCCTGTACCTGGGCTGGTTCTTTATCCCTGGCACTGCGACCTTCGCCAACACCCCGGATAACTGGATGTTCGGCATCTCGCCGCTGTCCATTGGTACTGTGGGTGCCCTGATCAACTTTGCGGTTGCCTATGCCGTGTCGCTGGTCAGCGTTGCTCCGCCGAAGGAAATTCAGGAGCTGGTGGAAAGCGTGCGTACTCCCAAAGGTGCTGGTGGCGCGTTGAGCCACTGA
- a CDS encoding DUF4212 domain-containing protein — MTSDQANAAAYWKANVRLITWSLIIWALVSYGFAILLRPMLAGISVGGTDLGFWFAQQGSIITFIVIIFVYAWKMNRLDKQFGVEE, encoded by the coding sequence ATGACTTCTGATCAAGCTAACGCTGCAGCGTACTGGAAGGCGAATGTTCGGTTGATTACCTGGAGCCTGATTATCTGGGCCCTGGTGTCTTACGGCTTCGCCATACTTCTTCGCCCGATGCTGGCAGGTATTTCTGTCGGCGGTACCGACCTTGGCTTCTGGTTCGCCCAGCAAGGTTCGATCATCACCTTTATCGTGATCATTTTCGTCTACGCCTGGAAAATGAACAGACTCGATAAACAATTCGGTGTCGAGGAATAA
- a CDS encoding IS5 family transposase, translating to MKQMTFADAEYAGKRKQTRKELFLIEMDRVVPWKGLIALIDPHYPKGEGGRPAYPLMAMLRVHLMQNWLGYSDPAMEEALYETTILRQFAGLSLERIPDETTILNFRRVLEKNELAAGILAVINGYLGDRGLSLRQGTIVDATLINAPSSTKNKDGKRDPEMHQTKKGNQYYFGMKAHIGVDDKSGLVHSVVGTAANVADVTQVDKLLHGDENVVCTDAGYTGVEKRPEHEGRKVIWQVAARRSTYKKLDKRSALYKAKRKIEKAKAQVRAKVEHPFRVIKRQFGYVKTRFRGLAKNTAQLVTLFALSNLWMARRHLLATAGEVRP from the coding sequence ATGAAGCAGATGACCTTCGCCGATGCCGAGTACGCCGGCAAGCGCAAGCAGACCCGCAAAGAGTTGTTCCTGATCGAGATGGATCGGGTGGTGCCGTGGAAGGGCTTGATTGCCCTGATCGATCCACATTACCCCAAGGGTGAAGGCGGTCGCCCGGCGTACCCGTTGATGGCGATGCTGCGTGTTCATCTGATGCAAAACTGGCTCGGTTACAGCGATCCTGCGATGGAAGAGGCGCTGTACGAAACGACCATTCTGCGGCAGTTCGCCGGGTTGAGCCTGGAGCGTATCCCTGACGAAACCACCATCCTCAACTTCCGTCGCGTACTGGAAAAAAACGAACTGGCGGCTGGCATCTTGGCTGTGATCAACGGCTACCTGGGGGATCGCGGCCTGTCCCTGCGCCAGGGCACCATCGTCGATGCGACGTTGATCAATGCGCCCAGCTCGACCAAAAACAAAGACGGTAAACGCGACCCGGAGATGCACCAGACCAAGAAGGGCAACCAGTACTACTTCGGCATGAAGGCCCACATCGGTGTGGATGACAAGTCTGGACTGGTGCACAGCGTGGTGGGCACGGCGGCCAACGTGGCGGACGTCACCCAGGTGGATAAGCTGCTGCATGGCGACGAGAACGTGGTTTGTACCGACGCAGGTTACACCGGTGTGGAAAAGCGTCCGGAGCATGAGGGTCGGAAGGTTATCTGGCAGGTGGCGGCACGCCGCAGCACCTACAAGAAACTCGATAAGCGCAGCGCGCTATACAAAGCCAAGCGCAAGATCGAGAAGGCCAAAGCCCAGGTGCGCGCCAAGGTCGAGCACCCGTTTCGGGTGATCAAGCGGCAGTTCGGCTATGTGAAGACGCGCTTCCGCGGCCTGGCCAAGAACACGGCGCAGTTGGTCACGCTGTTTGCGCTGTCGAACCTGTGGATGGCACGCAGACATTTACTGGCAACTGCAGGAGAGGTGCGCCCGTAA
- the gbpA gene encoding N-acetylglucosamine-binding protein GbpA, with translation MNKRQWTCAASALLMLGSSNVFAHGYIKQPEARGYLCKLGENSQCGAVQWEPQSLEGYSGFPQNGPADGQIASAGLAQFSPLNEQTVSRWAKRPITAGPTNFTWRFTANHVTRNWRYYITRPDWLANQPLNRAAFEPVPFCVVDGGMQQPPQEVTHNCDIPPREGYQVILGVWEVGDTPMSFYNVMDVMFGDVTTPPDPSAWQAKGMLYPSVDLQVGDQAMTRVFDANGERSDLQTRLQVETSEQGQRNQWTYLLASRINQQQSLLKAGQRGSDGAISPVYGQNSLFARADSGIQRIEVQIDKATAPDHDLLVDGLQPSYRIRNGQLRLEFNVTAVGALQISSYVYDHDGNAKGFAATELANGSQPLSINVENPVPGHHQLVVSGKVAGSEQVLQKTFDMMFVADDGSANYDFTFPDGLRSYTAGPRVLQPKTGQLYQCLPFPKSGYCTQWSAASTQFEPGIGSHWQDAWIAD, from the coding sequence ATGAATAAGCGCCAATGGACTTGCGCGGCCAGCGCACTATTAATGCTCGGTAGCAGCAACGTATTCGCCCACGGCTATATCAAACAACCTGAAGCACGTGGCTATCTGTGCAAGCTCGGTGAAAACAGCCAATGCGGCGCAGTGCAATGGGAACCGCAAAGCCTGGAAGGCTACTCCGGCTTCCCGCAAAACGGCCCTGCCGATGGCCAGATCGCCAGTGCCGGCCTGGCGCAATTCTCCCCCCTCAATGAACAGACCGTCAGCCGCTGGGCCAAGCGCCCAATCACCGCAGGCCCGACGAACTTCACCTGGCGCTTTACCGCCAACCACGTCACACGCAACTGGCGCTACTACATCACTCGCCCCGACTGGCTGGCCAATCAGCCGTTAAACCGCGCAGCGTTCGAGCCGGTACCGTTCTGCGTGGTCGATGGCGGCATGCAACAGCCGCCCCAGGAAGTCACCCATAACTGCGATATACCGCCGCGCGAGGGCTACCAGGTGATCCTCGGAGTGTGGGAAGTGGGCGACACGCCGATGAGTTTCTACAACGTGATGGATGTGATGTTCGGTGATGTCACAACCCCACCCGATCCGTCCGCCTGGCAAGCCAAGGGCATGCTCTACCCCTCGGTAGACCTGCAAGTCGGCGACCAGGCGATGACCCGGGTCTTCGATGCCAACGGCGAGCGCAGTGACTTGCAGACGCGGCTGCAGGTTGAAACCAGCGAGCAGGGCCAACGCAACCAGTGGACCTACCTGCTGGCCAGCCGGATCAACCAGCAGCAGAGTCTGCTCAAGGCCGGTCAGCGCGGCAGCGACGGTGCCATCTCGCCGGTATACGGCCAGAACAGCCTGTTTGCCCGCGCTGACAGCGGCATCCAGCGCATCGAGGTGCAGATCGACAAGGCTACTGCACCGGACCACGATCTGCTGGTCGATGGTCTGCAGCCCAGCTACCGCATCCGTAACGGCCAGCTGCGCCTCGAATTCAACGTCACCGCCGTGGGCGCGCTGCAGATCAGCAGCTACGTCTACGACCACGACGGCAATGCCAAAGGCTTTGCCGCAACCGAACTGGCCAACGGCAGCCAGCCCTTGAGCATCAATGTCGAGAACCCTGTGCCCGGTCATCACCAACTGGTGGTCAGTGGCAAGGTCGCTGGCAGCGAACAAGTGCTGCAGAAAACCTTCGACATGATGTTCGTCGCAGACGATGGCAGCGCCAACTACGACTTCACCTTCCCGGACGGTCTGCGCAGTTACACGGCCGGCCCCCGGGTGCTGCAACCCAAGACGGGACAGCTGTATCAGTGTCTTCCCTTTCCGAAGAGTGGCTATTGCACGCAATGGTCAGCGGCCTCGACCCAGTTCGAGCCCGGTATCGGTAGCCATTGGCAAGACGCCTGGATAGCCGACTGA
- the creD gene encoding cell envelope integrity protein CreD, with product MSRILGFKLGAIALLILLLLVPLSMIDGLVDERQYQRAEVLQDIARSSSYRQQLTGPILVMPYTKVWHQWKTHAKTGERYLEEQKSRGRLYFLPERFVLNGHVSTEERARGIYKALLYRSDNQISGAFKLPARLGLGDDLGLYQFDRPFLSVGISDIRGISNDLQLRFNGVNLSFAPGSAEERFGAGVHAPLPALDTQGGQVLEFAFDLKLQGTEQLSITPVGRDSQVELTSDWQHPSFVGEYLPSSREVSAEGFKAHWQTSFFATNLEEALTDCVRGDSCNALTARNFGVSFVDPVDQYLKTERAIKYALLFIGLTFAVFFLFEVLKRMSVHPVQYALVGMSLALFYLLLLSLSEHLSFALAYGIAATACVLLIGFYVSHVLHSVQRGVGFGALLALLYGMLFGLLGAEDYALLMGSVLVFGVLAGVMVLTRKLDWYGVGRLPLASPASDL from the coding sequence ATGAGCCGCATTCTGGGTTTCAAGCTGGGCGCTATTGCCCTGCTGATTTTGTTATTGCTGGTCCCGCTGTCGATGATCGACGGGCTAGTGGACGAGCGGCAGTATCAGCGCGCAGAGGTGCTGCAGGACATCGCGCGCAGTTCCAGCTACCGCCAGCAGCTCACCGGGCCGATTCTGGTGATGCCTTACACCAAGGTCTGGCACCAATGGAAAACCCATGCCAAGACCGGCGAGCGTTACCTGGAAGAGCAGAAGAGCCGCGGCCGTCTGTACTTCCTGCCGGAGCGCTTTGTGCTCAACGGTCATGTCTCCACCGAGGAGCGTGCACGCGGCATCTACAAGGCGCTGCTGTACCGCAGCGACAACCAGATCAGTGGCGCATTCAAACTACCGGCCCGTCTGGGATTGGGTGATGATCTGGGCCTGTATCAGTTTGATCGGCCGTTTCTCTCGGTCGGTATCAGCGATATCCGCGGTATCAGCAATGATCTGCAGCTGCGCTTCAACGGCGTGAACCTGAGCTTTGCTCCTGGCAGTGCCGAAGAGCGTTTCGGCGCAGGAGTGCATGCACCGCTGCCGGCACTGGATACCCAGGGTGGGCAGGTGCTGGAGTTCGCTTTCGACCTGAAATTACAGGGCACCGAGCAGCTGAGTATCACCCCGGTGGGACGTGATAGTCAGGTCGAGCTGACCTCCGACTGGCAGCATCCGAGCTTTGTTGGTGAGTACCTGCCGAGCAGCCGTGAAGTGTCGGCCGAGGGATTTAAGGCGCACTGGCAGACCAGTTTCTTCGCCACCAACCTGGAAGAGGCGCTGACCGACTGTGTACGCGGTGACAGCTGCAATGCGCTGACCGCACGTAACTTCGGAGTGAGCTTTGTCGACCCGGTGGACCAGTACCTGAAGACCGAGCGGGCGATCAAATACGCGCTGCTGTTTATCGGCCTGACCTTCGCCGTGTTCTTCCTCTTTGAAGTGCTCAAGCGCATGTCCGTGCACCCGGTGCAGTACGCCCTGGTGGGCATGTCGTTGGCGTTGTTCTACCTGCTGCTGTTGTCGCTGTCCGAGCACCTGAGTTTTGCCCTGGCCTACGGTATTGCCGCGACTGCCTGTGTGCTGCTGATCGGCTTCTACGTCAGTCATGTGCTGCACAGCGTCCAGCGTGGGGTGGGTTTTGGCGCCCTGCTGGCGCTGCTCTACGGCATGTTGTTCGGCCTGCTCGGGGCCGAAGACTACGCCTTGCTGATGGGCTCGGTGCTGGTGTTCGGCGTGCTTGCCGGGGTGATGGTGCTGACCCGCAAGCTCGATTGGTACGGCGTCGGCCGCCTGCCACTGGCCAGCCCAGCCAGCGACCTTTGA
- the yegQ gene encoding tRNA 5-hydroxyuridine modification protein YegQ, protein MATSTYSHPELLSPAGTLKNMRYAFAYGADAVYAGQPRYSLRVRNNEFDHANLALGIAEAHAQGKQFYVVVNIAPHNAKLKTFLKDLAPVIEMGPDALIMSDPGLIMLVREHFPQIPIHLSVQANAVNWASVKFWQQQGLSRVILSRELSLEEIGEIRSEVPGMELEVFVHGALCMAYSGRCLLSGYINKRDPNQGSCTNACRWEYKAEPGSENELGDIVRIVEPTLGAGAPTDQVFLLQDASRPDEPMPAFEDEHGTYIMNSKDLRAVQHVERLVQMGVHSLKIEGRTKSHYYVARTAQVYRKAIDDAVAGKPFDKSLMNTLESLAHRGYTEGFLRRHVHDEYQNYQRGSSVSEQQQFVGELTGERRGDLAEVKVKNRFAIGDGLELMTPQGNLSFTLEQLENRQGQAMAVAPGDGHVLYLPVPPEVQLEYGLLMRDL, encoded by the coding sequence ATGGCCACCTCCACCTATAGCCACCCCGAACTGCTGTCCCCTGCCGGCACCCTCAAAAACATGCGCTACGCCTTCGCCTATGGCGCGGATGCGGTGTATGCCGGGCAGCCGCGCTACAGCCTGCGAGTGCGCAACAACGAGTTCGATCACGCCAACCTGGCCCTGGGCATCGCCGAAGCCCATGCCCAGGGCAAGCAGTTCTACGTGGTGGTCAATATCGCGCCGCACAACGCCAAGCTGAAGACCTTCTTGAAGGATCTGGCGCCGGTGATCGAGATGGGCCCGGACGCGCTGATCATGTCCGACCCCGGCCTGATCATGCTGGTGCGCGAACACTTTCCGCAGATACCGATTCACCTGTCGGTGCAGGCCAACGCGGTCAACTGGGCCAGCGTCAAGTTCTGGCAGCAGCAGGGGCTCTCCCGGGTGATTCTGTCGCGCGAATTGTCATTGGAAGAGATCGGCGAGATACGTAGCGAAGTGCCGGGCATGGAGCTGGAAGTATTCGTCCACGGCGCGCTGTGCATGGCCTATTCCGGGCGCTGCCTGCTGTCGGGCTATATCAACAAGCGGGACCCCAACCAGGGCAGCTGCACCAATGCTTGCCGCTGGGAGTACAAGGCAGAGCCGGGCAGTGAGAACGAGTTGGGCGATATTGTGCGGATTGTCGAACCCACCCTGGGTGCAGGTGCGCCCACCGATCAGGTGTTTCTGCTGCAGGATGCCTCGCGCCCGGACGAACCCATGCCTGCATTTGAGGATGAGCACGGCACGTACATCATGAACTCCAAAGACCTGCGCGCGGTGCAGCATGTTGAGCGCTTGGTGCAGATGGGTGTGCACTCATTGAAAATTGAAGGCCGCACTAAATCCCACTATTACGTAGCCCGTACCGCGCAGGTGTACCGCAAGGCGATTGATGATGCGGTGGCGGGCAAGCCTTTCGACAAGAGCCTGATGAACACCTTGGAGTCGCTGGCCCATCGCGGTTACACCGAGGGCTTTCTGCGCCGCCACGTGCATGACGAATACCAGAACTACCAGCGCGGCAGTTCGGTGTCGGAGCAGCAGCAATTTGTCGGCGAGCTAACCGGCGAGCGGCGCGGCGACTTGGCTGAGGTGAAAGTGAAAAATCGCTTTGCCATCGGCGATGGTCTGGAGCTGATGACGCCGCAGGGCAACCTGAGTTTTACCCTTGAACAACTGGAAAACCGCCAGGGCCAGGCCATGGCAGTCGCACCCGGCGACGGCCATGTGCTGTACCTGCCGGTGCCGCCTGAGGTGCAGCTGGAGTACGGCCTGTTGATGCGCGATCTGTAG
- a CDS encoding PolC-type DNA polymerase III translates to MSTFTWFTGRKPALTQEQLQRRERLATASTLGERPLQQQRFVVLDLETSGLNMRRDMVLSIGAVVIENASIDLSQQFECTLQRHDHQASASTLIHGIAPSEIANGEDPAQALLAFMEFVGDSPLLAFHAEFDQRMLARALKQSLGYRLQHTFVDVAEIAPLLCPKAKPTGHGLDAWTQHFGLQVLQRHHASADALVTAELALILLSKARQQGLDSLPLLLQQLSSRRRQQAHSL, encoded by the coding sequence ATGAGCACCTTCACCTGGTTTACCGGGCGCAAACCCGCTTTGACCCAAGAGCAACTGCAACGCCGAGAGCGCTTGGCGACGGCATCAACCCTTGGCGAGCGCCCCTTGCAGCAGCAGCGTTTTGTTGTGTTGGATCTGGAAACCAGCGGTTTGAACATGCGCCGCGATATGGTGCTGTCGATTGGCGCGGTGGTGATCGAAAACGCCTCCATCGACCTGAGCCAGCAGTTTGAATGCACCCTGCAACGCCATGACCATCAGGCCAGCGCCAGCACCTTGATTCATGGCATCGCCCCCAGCGAAATCGCCAACGGTGAAGACCCGGCGCAAGCCTTGCTGGCGTTTATGGAGTTTGTCGGCGACAGCCCGCTGCTGGCCTTCCACGCCGAATTCGACCAGCGCATGCTGGCCCGCGCGCTCAAGCAGAGCCTGGGCTACCGCTTGCAGCACACCTTTGTGGATGTGGCCGAAATCGCCCCGCTGCTGTGCCCAAAAGCCAAGCCCACAGGACACGGCCTGGACGCATGGACACAGCATTTCGGCCTGCAAGTGCTGCAGCGCCATCACGCCAGCGCCGATGCACTGGTGACGGCAGAACTGGCGCTGATTCTGCTCAGCAAGGCACGCCAACAAGGCCTCGATAGCCTGCCGTTGCTGCTGCAACAACTCAGCAGCCGTCGCCGTCAGCAGGCGCATTCGCTGTAA